In Paracoccus sp. N5, a single window of DNA contains:
- a CDS encoding ABC transporter substrate-binding protein — MRKILLTTAAAGLAATPALAEVSDGKVKIGILNDQSGVYADFGGKNSVEAAKMAVEDFGGKVLDAPIEIVSADHQNKPDIASNIARQWYDTEQVDSIMELTTSSVGLAVQALSQEKKKVTINTGAATTELTGKACTPYGFHWAYDTHMLAVGTGGALVKEGGDSWFFLTADYAFGYSLEEQTSNVVKEHGGNVVGAVRHPLATTDFSSFLLQAQSSGAKVIGLANAGLDTQNAIKQAAEFGITAGGQKLAALLFSIAEVHGLGAEAAQGLTLTESFYWNRDAPSAEFGKRFKERTGVMPNMVHAGTYSAVTQYLKAIQEAGTDETEAVAKKLHEMPVDDVFAQGGKVGANGRLIKDAYLMEVKAPDDIKEDWDYYNVLATIPGDQAFLDPAKSGCPLVQ; from the coding sequence ATGCGCAAGATTCTGCTGACGACCGCCGCCGCCGGCCTGGCCGCGACACCGGCGCTGGCCGAGGTTTCCGACGGCAAGGTCAAGATCGGCATCCTGAACGACCAGTCCGGGGTCTATGCCGATTTCGGCGGCAAGAACTCGGTCGAGGCGGCGAAGATGGCGGTCGAGGATTTCGGCGGCAAGGTTCTGGACGCGCCGATCGAGATCGTCAGCGCCGACCACCAGAACAAGCCCGACATCGCCTCGAACATCGCCCGGCAATGGTATGACACCGAGCAGGTGGACAGCATCATGGAGCTGACCACCTCCTCGGTGGGCCTGGCCGTGCAGGCGCTGTCGCAGGAAAAGAAGAAGGTCACCATCAACACCGGCGCCGCCACGACCGAGCTGACTGGCAAGGCCTGCACGCCCTACGGCTTCCACTGGGCCTATGACACGCATATGCTGGCCGTCGGCACCGGCGGCGCGCTGGTCAAGGAGGGCGGCGACAGCTGGTTCTTCCTGACCGCCGACTATGCCTTCGGCTATTCGCTGGAAGAGCAGACCTCGAACGTGGTCAAGGAGCATGGCGGCAACGTGGTCGGCGCCGTGCGCCATCCGCTGGCGACGACCGATTTCTCGTCCTTCCTGCTGCAGGCGCAGTCCTCGGGCGCCAAGGTGATCGGCCTGGCCAATGCCGGCCTCGACACGCAGAACGCCATCAAGCAGGCGGCCGAATTCGGCATCACCGCCGGCGGGCAGAAGCTGGCGGCGCTGCTCTTCTCGATCGCCGAAGTGCATGGCCTCGGCGCCGAGGCGGCGCAGGGCCTGACCCTGACCGAAAGCTTCTACTGGAACCGCGACGCGCCATCGGCCGAGTTCGGCAAGCGCTTCAAGGAACGCACCGGCGTCATGCCGAACATGGTCCATGCCGGCACCTATTCGGCGGTGACGCAATACCTGAAGGCGATCCAGGAGGCCGGCACCGACGAGACCGAGGCCGTCGCCAAGAAGCTGCACGAGATGCCGGTCGACGACGTCTTTGCCCAGGGCGGCAAGGTCGGCGCCAACGGCCGGCTGATCAAGGACGCCTATCTGATGGAGGTCAAGGCCCCGGACGACATCAAGGAGGACTGGGACTATTACAACGTCCTGGCCACCATCCCCGGCGACCAGGCCTTCCTCGACCCGGCCAAGAGCGGCTGCCCGCTGGTCCAGTGA
- a CDS encoding ABC transporter ATP-binding protein, with protein sequence MASPATQAEPRVVLSARGLGRDFAGFTAVNNVDLDVEHARIHALIGPNGAGKTTVFNLLTKFLQPTRGQITLLGQDITRTPPDKVARMGLVRSFQISAVFPHLTVRENVKVALQRPAGLAVQFWLPLSSLDRLDARADQLIEQLGLARWRDHRAADLSYGRKRVLEIATTLALDPEVLLLDEPMAGMGQEDVAMVAEIIRELARSRAVLMVEHNLNVVADICDHVTVLQRGEIIARGDYATVSADPRVRTAYMGSEA encoded by the coding sequence ATGGCGTCTCCTGCAACGCAGGCCGAACCGCGGGTGGTGCTTTCCGCCCGCGGCTTGGGCCGGGATTTCGCGGGTTTCACGGCGGTGAACAACGTGGATCTGGACGTGGAGCATGCGCGCATCCACGCGCTGATCGGGCCGAACGGCGCCGGCAAGACCACGGTCTTCAACCTCCTGACCAAGTTCCTGCAACCGACGCGGGGCCAGATCACGCTGCTGGGCCAGGACATCACGCGCACGCCGCCCGACAAGGTGGCGCGCATGGGGCTGGTGCGCAGCTTCCAGATCTCGGCCGTCTTCCCGCACCTGACCGTGCGCGAGAACGTCAAGGTCGCCCTGCAGCGCCCGGCGGGGCTGGCGGTGCAGTTCTGGCTGCCCTTGTCGTCGCTCGACCGGCTGGACGCGCGGGCCGATCAGCTGATCGAGCAGCTGGGCCTGGCGCGCTGGCGCGACCACCGCGCCGCCGACCTGTCCTATGGCAGGAAGCGCGTGCTGGAGATCGCCACCACCCTGGCCTTGGACCCCGAGGTGCTGCTTCTGGACGAGCCCATGGCCGGCATGGGCCAGGAGGACGTGGCCATGGTGGCCGAGATCATCCGCGAACTCGCCCGCTCGCGCGCCGTGCTGATGGTGGAACACAACCTCAACGTGGTGGCCGACATCTGCGACCATGTCACCGTGCTGCAACGCGGCGAGATCATCGCGCGGGGCGATTACGCCACCGTCTCGGCCGATCCCCGCGTGCGCACCGCCTATATGGGGTCCGAGGCATGA
- a CDS encoding ABC transporter ATP-binding protein, with product MSALLQVENLQAWYGESHVLHGVTMHVNQGEMICILGRNGMGKTTTLRTIMGILRKRSGRIEFAGQDMMGVALHRTARAGLGFIPEERGIFASLSVEENLMLPPKVAPGGMSVEEIYALFPNLQERRLSPGTKLSGGEQQMLALARILRTGARCLLLDEPTEGLAPVIIQAIGEVLVKLKARGMTVVLVEQNFRFAAKVADRFYLMDHGRMTAEFPVGDLPQQMDLLHRELGV from the coding sequence ATGAGCGCGCTCCTGCAAGTCGAGAACCTGCAGGCCTGGTATGGCGAAAGCCACGTCCTGCACGGCGTCACCATGCATGTGAACCAGGGCGAGATGATCTGCATCCTGGGCCGCAACGGCATGGGCAAGACCACCACCCTGCGCACGATCATGGGCATCCTGAGAAAGCGCAGCGGCCGGATCGAATTCGCCGGCCAGGACATGATGGGCGTGGCCCTGCACAGGACCGCCCGCGCCGGGCTGGGCTTCATCCCCGAGGAGCGCGGCATCTTCGCCAGCCTCTCGGTCGAGGAGAACCTGATGCTGCCGCCGAAGGTCGCCCCGGGCGGCATGTCGGTCGAGGAAATCTATGCGCTGTTCCCGAACCTGCAGGAACGGCGCCTGAGCCCCGGCACCAAGCTCTCGGGCGGCGAGCAGCAGATGCTGGCGCTGGCGCGCATCCTGCGCACCGGGGCGCGCTGCCTTCTGCTCGACGAGCCGACCGAGGGCCTGGCCCCGGTCATCATCCAGGCCATCGGCGAGGTGCTGGTCAAGCTCAAGGCGCGCGGCATGACCGTGGTGCTGGTCGAGCAGAACTTCCGCTTCGCCGCCAAGGTCGCCGACCGCTTCTACCTGATGGACCACGGCCGCATGACGGCGGAATTCCCCGTGGGTGATCTGCCACAGCAGATGGACCTCTTGCATCGCGAACTGGGGGTGTGA
- a CDS encoding branched-chain amino acid ABC transporter permease, with protein sequence MTMIFGVPLQALMGQLLVGLINGSFYALLSLGLAIIFGLLRVINFAHGAQYMLGAFAALLLLTWGGINYWLALILAPLIVGLLAALVERTMLSRLYKLDHLYGLLFTFGLALAIEGTFRYFFGASGKPYAAPAQLTGAVNLGFMFLPIYRGWVVIASLAVCVGVWLLIEKTKLGAYLRAATENPVLVQAFGVNVPLLLTLTYALGAGLAGFAGVLAAPVYQVSPLMGSNLIIIVFAVVVVGGMGSILGAIVTGYLLGVVEGLTKVFYPEASNIVIFVIMAIVLILRPAGLFGKEA encoded by the coding sequence ATGACCATGATCTTCGGCGTGCCGCTCCAGGCCCTGATGGGGCAGCTGCTGGTCGGGCTGATCAACGGCAGCTTCTATGCGCTCTTGTCGCTGGGCCTTGCCATCATCTTCGGCCTCTTGCGCGTCATCAACTTCGCCCATGGCGCGCAATACATGCTGGGCGCCTTCGCGGCGCTGCTGCTCTTGACCTGGGGCGGCATCAACTACTGGCTGGCGCTGATCCTGGCGCCGCTGATCGTCGGGCTGCTCGCGGCGCTGGTCGAAAGGACCATGCTGTCGCGGCTCTACAAGCTCGACCATCTCTATGGCCTCTTGTTCACCTTCGGCCTGGCGCTGGCGATCGAGGGCACCTTCCGCTATTTCTTCGGCGCCTCGGGCAAGCCCTATGCCGCGCCGGCGCAGCTGACCGGGGCGGTGAACCTGGGCTTCATGTTCCTGCCGATCTATCGCGGCTGGGTGGTCATCGCCTCGCTCGCGGTTTGCGTGGGCGTCTGGCTGTTGATCGAGAAGACCAAGCTCGGCGCCTATCTGCGCGCCGCGACCGAGAACCCGGTGCTGGTGCAGGCCTTCGGCGTCAACGTGCCCTTGCTCTTGACCCTGACCTATGCGCTTGGCGCCGGTCTGGCCGGTTTCGCCGGGGTGCTGGCGGCGCCGGTCTATCAGGTCTCGCCCCTGATGGGCTCGAACCTGATCATCATCGTCTTCGCCGTGGTGGTGGTCGGCGGCATGGGCTCGATCCTGGGCGCCATCGTCACCGGCTATCTGCTGGGCGTGGTCGAGGGGCTGACCAAGGTCTTCTACCCCGAGGCCTCGAACATCGTGATCTTCGTCATCATGGCGATCGTGCTGATCCTGCGGCCCGCGGGCCTTTTCGGAAAGGAGGCCTGA
- a CDS encoding branched-chain amino acid ABC transporter permease yields MAGNPVPTETVAAHPQAGRIQLALVGVALVALLIVPHVLYPIFLMKLLCFALFASAFNLLLGYTGLLSFGHAAFFGGAAYFTAHAVKEWGWPPEAGILLGVAGAALLGLVMGAIAIRRQGIYFAMITLALAQMFFFFCLQARFTHGEDGIQSVPRGHLFGVIDLSQTMSMYYFVLAVFVIGLLVIWRFVNSPFGMILKSIRENEQRAISLGYSVARYKLGAFVMSAALAGLAGGVKALVFQFATLTDVAWQMSGEVILMTLLGGIGTLFGPIVGAGLVVSLQNYLATSDFPVTIITGVVFMICVLLFRRGLVGEFFASRIGRKMGFRAQS; encoded by the coding sequence ATGGCCGGCAACCCCGTCCCGACCGAGACCGTCGCCGCCCATCCGCAGGCCGGCCGCATCCAGCTGGCGCTGGTCGGCGTCGCGCTGGTGGCGCTGCTGATCGTGCCGCATGTGCTTTATCCGATCTTCCTGATGAAGCTCCTGTGCTTTGCGCTCTTCGCCTCGGCCTTCAACCTGCTCTTGGGCTATACCGGGCTTCTATCCTTCGGCCATGCCGCCTTCTTCGGCGGGGCGGCCTATTTCACCGCCCATGCGGTGAAGGAATGGGGCTGGCCACCCGAGGCGGGCATCCTGCTGGGCGTCGCCGGCGCCGCGCTTCTGGGGCTGGTGATGGGCGCCATCGCCATCCGCCGCCAGGGCATCTATTTCGCCATGATCACCCTGGCGCTGGCGCAGATGTTCTTCTTCTTCTGCCTGCAGGCCCGCTTCACCCATGGCGAGGACGGCATCCAGTCCGTGCCGCGCGGGCATCTCTTCGGGGTGATCGACCTGAGCCAGACCATGAGCATGTATTACTTCGTGCTGGCGGTCTTCGTGATCGGGCTCCTGGTGATCTGGCGCTTCGTGAACTCGCCCTTCGGCATGATCCTGAAGTCGATCCGGGAAAACGAGCAGCGCGCGATCTCGCTGGGCTATTCGGTGGCGCGCTACAAGCTGGGCGCCTTCGTGATGTCGGCGGCGCTGGCCGGGCTTGCCGGCGGCGTCAAGGCGCTGGTCTTCCAGTTCGCCACCCTGACCGACGTGGCCTGGCAGATGTCGGGCGAAGTCATCCTGATGACGCTCCTGGGCGGCATCGGCACGCTCTTCGGCCCCATCGTCGGCGCCGGGCTGGTGGTCAGCCTGCAGAACTACCTCGCCACCTCCGACTTCCCCGTCACCATCATCACCGGCGTCGTCTTCATGATCTGCGTGCTCTTGTTCCGCCGCGGCCTGGTCGGCGAGTTCTTCGCATCCAGAATCGGCCGGAAAATGGGGTTCAGGGCGCAATCCTGA
- a CDS encoding GMC family oxidoreductase N-terminal domain-containing protein, producing MESYDYIVIGAGSAGCVLANRLSADPGARVLLLEAGGRDNYHWIHIPVGYLYCIGNPRTDWGFRTAAEPGLNGRSLIYPRGRVLGGCSSINGMIYMRGQAADYDHWRQLGCTGWGWDDVLPLFRAQEDFYRGADDMHGAGGELRVETARVRWAVLDAFMDAAEQAGIPRTADFNRGDNEGGGYFDVTQRRGWRWSAAKAFLRPVAHRPNLRILTGAEVERLVIEAGEVRGVLYHHQGQRIEARATRETVLAAGAIGSVQILEHSGVGRGDVLQAAGIAPQVEVGALGENLQDHLQLRMVYKVSGVPTLNEKASRLMGKAAIGLEYALKRSGPMSMAPSQLGIFTRSGPDKATADLEYHVQPVSLDKFGDPLHPFPAMTASVCNLRPESRGSVHVTGPDFRAHPAIRPNYLATPADRAVAARAIRLTRKIAAQPAFNRFNPEEYLPGIAFQTEEDLVKAAGAIGTTIFHPVGTCRMGADDAAPVDARLRFRALGRLRVADASVMPTITSGNTNAPVMMIAEKAARMMREDARG from the coding sequence ATGGAAAGCTACGATTACATCGTCATCGGCGCGGGCAGCGCCGGATGCGTGCTCGCCAACCGCCTCAGCGCCGACCCCGGCGCCCGGGTGCTGCTGCTCGAGGCCGGGGGCCGCGACAACTACCACTGGATCCATATCCCGGTCGGCTATCTCTACTGCATCGGCAACCCGCGCACCGACTGGGGCTTTCGCACCGCCGCCGAGCCGGGGCTGAACGGCCGTTCGCTGATCTATCCGCGCGGCCGGGTGCTGGGCGGCTGTTCCTCGATCAACGGCATGATCTACATGCGCGGCCAGGCGGCGGATTACGACCATTGGCGCCAGCTGGGCTGCACCGGCTGGGGCTGGGACGACGTGCTGCCGCTGTTCCGCGCGCAAGAGGATTTCTATCGCGGCGCCGACGACATGCACGGCGCCGGCGGCGAGCTGCGGGTCGAAACCGCCCGCGTCCGCTGGGCCGTTCTGGATGCGTTCATGGATGCGGCGGAACAGGCCGGCATCCCGCGCACCGCAGATTTCAACCGCGGCGACAACGAGGGCGGCGGCTATTTCGACGTCACCCAGCGCCGCGGCTGGCGCTGGAGCGCGGCCAAGGCCTTCCTGCGCCCGGTCGCCCATCGCCCGAACCTGCGCATCCTGACCGGCGCCGAGGTCGAACGGCTGGTGATCGAGGCGGGCGAGGTCCGGGGCGTGCTCTACCACCACCAGGGCCAGCGCATCGAGGCGCGGGCCACGCGCGAAACCGTGCTGGCGGCCGGCGCCATCGGCTCGGTGCAGATCCTCGAACATTCCGGCGTCGGGCGCGGCGACGTGCTGCAAGCCGCCGGCATCGCGCCGCAGGTCGAGGTCGGCGCCCTGGGCGAGAACCTGCAGGACCACCTGCAACTGCGCATGGTCTACAAGGTCTCGGGCGTGCCGACGCTGAACGAAAAGGCCTCGCGCCTGATGGGCAAGGCGGCGATCGGGCTGGAATACGCACTGAAACGCTCGGGGCCGATGTCGATGGCGCCCAGCCAGCTGGGCATCTTCACCCGCTCGGGGCCGGACAAGGCGACGGCGGATCTGGAATACCACGTCCAGCCGGTCAGCCTGGACAAGTTCGGCGACCCGCTGCACCCCTTCCCGGCCATGACCGCCAGCGTCTGCAACCTGCGGCCGGAAAGCCGCGGCTCGGTCCATGTCACCGGCCCGGATTTCCGCGCCCATCCGGCGATCCGGCCGAATTACCTGGCGACGCCCGCCGACCGCGCGGTCGCGGCCCGCGCGATCCGCCTGACTCGCAAGATCGCCGCGCAGCCGGCCTTCAATCGCTTCAATCCCGAGGAATATCTGCCCGGCATCGCCTTCCAGACCGAGGAGGATCTGGTCAAGGCCGCCGGTGCCATCGGCACCACCATCTTCCATCCGGTCGGCACCTGCCGCATGGGCGCCGACGATGCGGCGCCGGTCGATGCGCGGCTGCGCTTCCGGGCATTGGGGCGGCTGCGGGTGGCGGATGCCTCGGTCATGCCGACCATCACCAGCGGCAACACCAATGCGCCGGTGATGATGATCGCCGAAAAGGCCGCGCGGATGATGCGCGAGGACGCGCGGGGCTGA
- a CDS encoding solute carrier family 23 protein — protein MGYFPQWRRATGATVLPDEKLPLAAALPMSLQHLLAMSGSTILAPLIMGFDPNVAVFFSGIGTLLFFVITGGRVPSYLGSSFAFIAVIMAATGFAGGGPNPNVAVALGGIIAAGAIYALIGLLVMAIGAAWVETLMPPAVTGAIGMAIGLNLAPVAVKQLAGSFAHLGIALATVLCMALVSVYGGRALRRVAVLVALVFGYLMVLVCGNGLGLVPGIDFAAVGAAPWFGVPQFTAPRFDWGAIGLIAPVAVVLVAENLGHIKALGSITGQNMDRYIGRGFLGDGLATMLAGMGGGTGVTTYAENIGVMAMTRVYSTLIFPLAALIAILLGLSPKFGAILQTIPAPVLAGLAVSVFGLIASAMARIWVDNRVDFSDPRNLFTVGVALIFGGGDFTVNFGGFALGGIGTSTAAALLLYQLLGLRRRPAE, from the coding sequence ATGGGCTATTTCCCGCAATGGCGCCGCGCGACCGGCGCCACCGTCCTGCCGGACGAGAAACTGCCGCTGGCCGCGGCCCTGCCGATGAGCCTGCAACACCTGCTGGCCATGTCCGGCTCGACCATCCTGGCGCCGCTGATCATGGGCTTCGACCCGAATGTGGCGGTGTTCTTTTCCGGCATCGGCACGCTGCTGTTCTTCGTCATCACCGGCGGGCGGGTGCCAAGCTATCTCGGCAGCTCCTTCGCCTTCATCGCCGTCATCATGGCGGCGACCGGCTTTGCCGGCGGCGGGCCGAACCCGAATGTGGCCGTGGCGCTTGGCGGCATCATCGCGGCGGGCGCGATCTATGCGCTGATCGGGCTCCTGGTCATGGCCATCGGCGCTGCCTGGGTCGAGACGCTGATGCCGCCCGCCGTCACCGGCGCCATCGGCATGGCGATCGGGCTGAACCTGGCGCCGGTCGCGGTCAAGCAGCTGGCCGGCAGCTTCGCGCATCTGGGCATCGCGCTGGCGACGGTGCTGTGCATGGCACTGGTCTCGGTCTATGGCGGGCGGGCGCTGCGCCGGGTCGCGGTGCTGGTGGCGCTGGTCTTCGGCTATCTCATGGTGCTGGTCTGTGGCAACGGGCTGGGACTGGTGCCGGGCATCGACTTCGCCGCGGTGGGTGCCGCGCCCTGGTTCGGTGTGCCGCAGTTCACCGCGCCGCGCTTCGACTGGGGCGCCATCGGGCTGATCGCCCCGGTCGCCGTGGTGCTGGTGGCCGAGAACCTGGGCCATATCAAGGCCCTGGGGTCGATCACCGGGCAGAACATGGACCGTTATATCGGCCGGGGCTTTTTGGGCGACGGGCTCGCCACCATGCTGGCGGGCATGGGCGGCGGCACCGGCGTCACCACCTATGCCGAGAACATCGGCGTCATGGCGATGACCAGGGTCTATTCGACGCTGATCTTTCCGCTGGCGGCACTGATCGCCATCCTGCTGGGCCTGTCGCCCAAGTTCGGCGCCATCCTGCAGACCATCCCGGCGCCGGTCCTGGCGGGGCTTGCCGTGTCGGTCTTTGGCCTGATCGCCTCGGCCATGGCGCGGATCTGGGTCGACAACCGGGTGGATTTCTCGGACCCGAGGAACCTCTTCACCGTCGGCGTGGCGCTGATCTTCGGCGGCGGCGATTTCACGGTGAACTTCGGCGGCTTCGCGCTTGGCGGCATCGGCACCTCGACCGCCGCGGCGCTGCTGCTCTACCAGCTGCTGGGACTGCGGCGCCGTCCGGCCGAGTGA
- a CDS encoding APC family permease — translation MSAGASSAAASPHQTELKRVMGPKLLLLFIVGDILGTGVYALTGTVAGEVGGAAWAPFLVAFAVATITAMSYLELVTRYPQAAGAALYTHRAFGIHFLTFLVAFTVMCSGITSASTASNAFAGFLNDGFGLGFQKGSAGILVLALGFMALVAAINFRGVGESVKANVVLTCVELSGLLMVIFIGFYAMAQGRADFTEVMIFQSSADKGWFLSLTAATALAFFAMVGFEDSVNMAEEVKDPVRIFPRIMLTGLAITGVIYVLVAICAVALVPVGNLSDPDKGSALTQVVRAGAPNFPFDKIFPFIGMFAVANSALINMLMASRLLYGLARQGVLPHALGLVHRQRRTPWVAIIFTTALAFGLIWFVVTRSDLPAVSLLGGTTALLLLCVFTVVNIALLVLRRQQVGHDHFRAPRALPWIGAATCAFLAGPWARSAAQMDQYKVAGWLLGIGVVLWAATYVWNRSTRHHVPGDMSHVEDLAEHHGDSTRN, via the coding sequence ATGAGCGCAGGTGCGAGTTCCGCGGCAGCATCGCCGCACCAGACCGAATTGAAGCGGGTCATGGGCCCGAAGCTGTTGTTGCTGTTCATCGTGGGCGACATCCTGGGGACCGGGGTCTATGCCCTGACCGGCACCGTCGCGGGCGAGGTGGGGGGCGCCGCCTGGGCGCCCTTCCTGGTGGCCTTCGCCGTCGCGACCATCACCGCCATGTCCTATCTGGAGCTGGTGACGCGCTATCCGCAGGCCGCTGGCGCGGCGCTTTACACGCATCGCGCCTTCGGCATCCATTTCCTGACCTTCCTAGTGGCCTTCACCGTCATGTGCTCGGGGATCACCTCGGCCTCGACGGCCTCGAACGCCTTCGCGGGCTTTCTGAACGACGGCTTCGGCCTGGGCTTCCAGAAGGGCAGCGCGGGCATTCTGGTGCTGGCGCTGGGGTTCATGGCGCTGGTCGCGGCGATCAACTTCCGCGGCGTCGGCGAAAGCGTCAAGGCCAATGTGGTGCTGACCTGCGTCGAGCTGTCGGGCCTTTTGATGGTGATCTTCATCGGCTTCTACGCCATGGCGCAGGGCCGGGCGGATTTCACCGAGGTGATGATCTTCCAGTCCTCGGCGGATAAGGGCTGGTTCCTGTCGCTGACCGCGGCGACGGCGCTGGCGTTCTTCGCCATGGTCGGCTTCGAGGATTCGGTGAACATGGCCGAAGAGGTCAAGGACCCGGTGCGGATTTTTCCGCGCATCATGCTGACCGGGCTTGCCATCACCGGGGTGATCTATGTGCTGGTGGCGATCTGCGCCGTGGCGCTGGTGCCGGTCGGAAACCTGTCGGACCCGGACAAGGGCTCGGCCCTGACCCAGGTGGTGCGGGCGGGGGCGCCGAATTTCCCCTTCGACAAGATCTTTCCCTTCATCGGCATGTTCGCGGTGGCGAACTCGGCGCTGATCAACATGCTGATGGCGAGCCGGCTGCTTTACGGGCTGGCGCGGCAGGGCGTGCTGCCGCATGCGCTGGGGCTGGTGCACCGCCAGCGCCGGACACCCTGGGTCGCGATCATCTTCACCACGGCCCTGGCCTTTGGGCTGATCTGGTTCGTGGTCACGCGCTCGGACCTGCCGGCGGTCAGCCTTCTGGGCGGGACCACGGCGCTGCTGCTGCTCTGCGTCTTTACCGTGGTCAATATCGCGCTGCTGGTCCTGCGGCGGCAGCAGGTCGGGCACGACCATTTTCGTGCACCGCGCGCCCTGCCCTGGATCGGCGCCGCGACCTGCGCCTTCCTGGCCGGGCCCTGGGCGCGCAGCGCGGCGCAGATGGACCAGTACAAGGTCGCGGGCTGGCTTCTGGGCATCGGCGTGGTGCTGTGGGCGGCGACCTATGTCTGGAACCGCAGCACGCGCCACCACGTCCCCGGCGACATGAGCCATGTCGAGGACCTGGCCGAGCACCACGGCGATTCCACCCGGAACTGA
- a CDS encoding Lrp/AsnC family transcriptional regulator: MTDVSAELDLDAIDRRILRELSRDGRLSNTQLAERVGLSPSPCWQRTRRLESEGYIKGYAAILDRERLRVPETVLVEVVLDRHDEHVLENFGRQIVELSEVIEVWLVSGEYDYILKVAVNGTRGYEDFLRKRLFRIPGIRNSRSCFALRCLKETGIPVPE, from the coding sequence ATGACAGACGTTTCTGCCGAGCTTGACCTGGATGCCATCGACCGCCGAATCCTGCGCGAGCTGAGCCGCGATGGCCGGCTGTCGAACACCCAGCTGGCCGAGCGGGTCGGGCTGTCGCCCAGCCCCTGCTGGCAGCGCACGCGGCGGCTGGAATCCGAGGGCTATATCAAGGGCTATGCCGCCATCCTGGACCGCGAGCGGCTGCGCGTGCCCGAAACCGTGCTGGTCGAGGTGGTGCTGGACCGCCACGACGAGCATGTGCTGGAAAACTTCGGCCGCCAGATCGTCGAGCTGTCCGAGGTGATCGAGGTCTGGCTGGTCTCGGGCGAATACGACTATATCCTGAAGGTCGCGGTGAACGGCACGCGCGGCTACGAGGATTTCCTGCGCAAGCGGCTGTTCCGCATCCCCGGCATCCGCAACTCGCGGTCCTGTTTCGCGCTGCGCTGCCTGAAGGAAACCGGCATTCCCGTGCCCGAATAG
- a CDS encoding 3-methyl-2-oxobutanoate dehydrogenase (2-methylpropanoyl-transferring) subunit alpha, translated as MSDDSLPPLSLTVPEPEVRPGGQPDFSHVAIPRAGTVRRPEVDADPESIRDLAFTIIRVLNREAEAVGPWAEALELTPEDLLAGLRHMMMLRIYDARMLNAQRQQKTSFYMQHLGEEAISCGFQRALAPGDMNFPTYRQAGLLIAAGYPLSSMMNQVFSNAEDPMRGRQLPVCYSSREHGFFTISGNLATQYIQAVGWAMASAISGDRKISAAWIGDGSTAESDFHAALVFASTYKAPVVLNVVNNQWAISTFQGIARGGSGTFAARGLGFGIPSLRVDGNDYLAVMAVAKWAAERARRNLGPTMIEYVTYRAGGHSTSDDPSAYRPAEESNAWPLGDPILRLKNHLIRLGAWSEERHAQAEAEILAEISAAQKKAEAIGTLHQGQHPSKADMFEDVYAEMPPHLLKQRHEAGF; from the coding sequence ATGAGCGACGACAGCCTGCCCCCGCTCAGCCTGACCGTGCCGGAGCCCGAGGTGCGCCCCGGCGGCCAGCCCGATTTCTCGCATGTCGCGATCCCGCGCGCCGGCACCGTGCGTCGCCCGGAGGTGGACGCCGATCCCGAATCGATCCGCGACCTGGCCTTCACCATCATCCGCGTGCTGAACCGCGAGGCCGAGGCCGTCGGCCCCTGGGCCGAGGCGCTGGAGCTGACGCCCGAGGATCTGCTTGCCGGCCTGCGTCACATGATGATGCTGCGCATCTATGACGCGCGGATGCTGAACGCGCAGCGCCAGCAGAAGACCAGCTTCTACATGCAGCATCTGGGCGAGGAAGCCATTTCCTGCGGCTTCCAGCGCGCCTTGGCGCCGGGCGACATGAACTTCCCGACCTATCGCCAGGCGGGTCTGTTGATCGCGGCGGGCTATCCGCTGAGTTCCATGATGAACCAGGTGTTCTCCAACGCCGAGGATCCGATGCGCGGCCGCCAGCTGCCGGTCTGCTATTCCTCGCGCGAGCATGGTTTCTTCACCATCTCGGGCAATTTGGCGACGCAATATATCCAGGCGGTGGGCTGGGCCATGGCCTCGGCGATCTCGGGCGACCGCAAGATCTCGGCGGCCTGGATCGGCGACGGCTCGACGGCGGAAAGCGACTTTCACGCCGCCCTGGTCTTCGCCTCGACCTACAAGGCGCCGGTGGTGCTGAACGTGGTCAACAACCAGTGGGCGATCTCGACCTTCCAGGGCATCGCGCGCGGCGGTTCGGGCACCTTCGCGGCGCGCGGCCTGGGCTTCGGCATCCCCTCGCTGCGGGTGGACGGCAACGACTACCTGGCGGTGATGGCGGTGGCGAAATGGGCGGCGGAACGCGCCCGGCGCAACCTCGGCCCGACGATGATCGAATATGTCACCTATCGCGCCGGCGGGCATTCGACCTCGGACGATCCTTCTGCCTATCGCCCGGCCGAGGAAAGCAACGCCTGGCCGCTGGGCGACCCGATCCTGCGGCTGAAGAACCACCTGATCCGGCTGGGCGCCTGGTCCGAGGAACGCCACGCCCAGGCCGAGGCCGAGATCCTGGCCGAGATCAGCGCCGCGCAGAAGAAGGCCGAGGCGATCGGCACGCTGCACCAGGGCCAGCACCCCAGCAAGGCCGATATGTTCGAGGACGTCTATGCCGAAATGCCGCCGCATCTTCTGAAGCAACGTCACGAGGCGGGGTTCTGA